The proteins below are encoded in one region of Tursiops truncatus isolate mTurTru1 chromosome 12, mTurTru1.mat.Y, whole genome shotgun sequence:
- the GPR6 gene encoding G-protein coupled receptor 6 — MNASSSSLNDSQVVAVAAEGAAAAATAAGARDTGEWGPPAAAAAAALGGSGAANASLELSSQLPGGPTGLLLSSVNPWDVLLCVSGTVIAGENALVVALIASTPALRTPMFVLVGSLATADLLAGCGLILHFVFQYVVPSETVSLLTVGFLVASFAASVSSLLAITVDRYLSLYNALTYYSRRTLLGVHLLLAATWTVSLGLGLLPVLGWNCLAERAACSVVRPLTRSHVALLSATFFAVFGIMLHLYVRICKVVWRHAHQIALQQHCLAPPHLAATRKGVGTLAVVLGTFGASWLPFAIYCVVGSHEDPAVYTYATLLPATYNSMINPIIYAFRNQEIQRALWLLFCGCFQSKVPFRSRSPSEV, encoded by the coding sequence ATGAACGCGAGCTCATCTTCGCTCAACGACTCCCAGGTGGTGGCAGTGGCGGCCGAGGGTGCGGCGGCAGCGGCCACCGCAGCAGGAGCGCGGGACACCGGTGAATGGGGGCCCCCGGCAGCCGCAGCCGCAGCTGCGCTGGGGGGCAGCGGCGCAGCTAATGCGTCGCTGGAGTTGTCTTCGCAGCTGCCAGGGGGGCCGACGGGGCTGCTGCTGTCTTCAGTGAATCCATGGGACGTACTGCTCTGCGTGTCTGGGACGGTGATCGCAGGCGAAAATGCGCTGGTGGTGGCGCTCATCGCGTCCACACCTGCGCTGCGCACGCCCATGTTCGTGCTGGTAGGCAGCCTGGCCACCGCCGACCTGCTGGCGGGCTGCGGTCTCATTCTGCACTTCGTATTCCAGTACGTGGTGCCCTCGGAGACTGTGAGCCTGCTTACTGTAGGCTTCCTCGTGGCCTCCTTCGCTGCCTCCGTCAGCAGCCTGCTGGCCATTACGGTGGACCGCTACCTGTCCCTCTACAACGCGCTCACCTATTACTCGCGACGGACCCTGTTGGGCGTGCACCTCCTTCTCGCTGCCACCTGGACGGTGTCCTTAGGCCTTGGGCTGCTGCCGGTGCTTGGCTGGAACTGCCTGGCAGAGCGCGCCGCCTGCAGCGTGGTGCGCCCGCTGACGCGCAGCCACGTGGCACTGCTCTCCGCCACCTTCTTTGCGGTCTTCGGCATCATGCTGCACCTTTACGTGCGCATCTGCAAGGTGGTCTGGCGTCACGCGCACCAGATCGCGCTGCAGCAGCACTGCCTGGCGCCGCCCCACCTTGCCGCCACCAGAAAGGGTGTGGGTACGCTGGCCGTGGTGCTGGGCACTTTCGGTGCCAGCTGGCTGCCTTTTGCCATCTACTGCGTGGTAGGCAGCCATGAGGACCCAGCTGTCTACACCTACGCCACCCTGCTGCCCGCCACCTACAACTCTATGATCAATCCTATCATCTATGCCTTCCGCAACCAGGAGATCCAACGCGCCCTGTGGCTCTTGTTTTGTGGCTGTTTCCAGTCCAAAGTGCCCTTCCGCTCCAGGTCCCCCAGTGAGGTCTGA